The following are encoded together in the Humulus lupulus chromosome 5, drHumLupu1.1, whole genome shotgun sequence genome:
- the LOC133778419 gene encoding uncharacterized protein LOC133778419: MLLGEQFSELGTFIVPNGNRTWQVRIEKNGNGKKKKDVWFKDGVNDFFKFQNHNKNHNDDGDENDDNDAGVDDENDDVEILNVNPSPHGTFKRKSFKSPQKKGRPRKQQKSTNVAPMAAAGPSQVSTKKKKQRESFNKAQPMKKVFNSLLLEHYNHNDDGDENYDYDAGVDDENDEDENDDVDILNVNPSPHGTFKRKSFKSPQKRGRPRKQHKSTSVAPMAAVGPSQVSTKKKKQGESFNKAQPNEEGVQLIASRTICVEIDYPFDYVPRFQNHNKNHNDDGDENDDNDAGVDDENDEDEDDDVDILNVNPSPHGTFKRKSFKSPQKRGRPRKQHKSTSVAPMAAAGPSQVSTKKKKQRKSFNMAQPNDEGVQLIISKSGNSSR, from the exons ATGTTATTGGGTGAACAATTTTCTGAGTTGGGCACCTTCATTGTTCCTAATGGCAACCGAACATGGCAAGTTAGAATAGAAAAAAATGGGaatgggaagaagaagaaagatgtTTGGTTCAAAGATGGTGTTAATGATTTTTTCAA GTTCCAAAATCATAACAAGAACCACAATGATGATGGTGATGAAAATGATGATAATGATGCTGGTGTTGATGATGAAAATGATGATGTAGAGATTTTGAATGTTAATCCATCTCCTCATGGCACATTTAAACGAAAATCCTTCAAGAGTCCACAAAAGAAAGGTAGGCCTAGAAAGCAACAAAAAAGTACTAATGTTGCTCCCATGGCCGCCGCTGGACCAAGTCAAGTTTCAACtaagaaaaagaaacaaagagAGAGCTTTAACAAGGCTCAACCAATGAAGAAGGTGTTCAACTCATTGCTTCTAGAGCACTAT AATCACAATGATGATGGTGATGAAAATTATGATTATGATGCTGGTGTTGATGatgaaaatgatgaagatgaaaatgATGATGTAGATATTTTGAATGTTAATCCATCTCCTCATGGCACATTTAAACGAAAATCCTTCAAGAGTCCACAAAAGAGAGGTAGGCCTAGAAAGCAACACAAAAGTACTAGTGTTGCTCCCATGGCCGCCGTCGGACCAAGTCAAGTTTCAACTAAGAAAAAGAAACAAGGAGAGAGCTTTAACAAGGCTCAACCAAATGAAGAAGGTGTTCAACTCATTGCTTCTAGAACAATAT GTGTCGAGATAGACTATCCATTTGACTATGTTCCAAGGTTCCAAAACCATAACAAGAACCACAATGATGATGGTGATGAAAATGATGATAATGATGCTGGTGTTGATGatgaaaatgatgaagatgaagatgatgatgTAGATATTTTGAATGTTAATCCATCTCCTCATGGCACATTTAAACGAAAATCCTTCAAGAGTCCACAAAAGAGAGGTAGGCCTAGAAAGCAACACAAAAGTACTAGTGTGGCTCCCATGGCCGCCGCCGGACCAAGTCAAGTTTCAACtaagaaaaagaaacaaagaaagagCTTTAACATGGCTCAACCAAATGACGaaggtgttcaactcatt ATTTCTAAGAGTGGAAATAGCTCAAGATGA
- the LOC133780221 gene encoding B3 domain-containing transcription factor VRN1-like has product MSQGISEFLVRICSMGSEIEYPCHLDKHDKEKNDSNHDDDIQFLGVNLHRYVKGQAEKTSIGRKDDQVPRKRGRPRKEKKGTSSARAVAGPRSRASAERKKQRESLDKSQSHEEDDVQPKKRTVKHSKETEKAIDAASAMITYELIKNPAFLVVLTQYDMTSSCVDVPLKFAEDNLNGNLDSKDLTLQAHNEERKWPAKLGYYRNRVKIGQGLGQFLASKDLKEGDVCVFEMIRDGEVNEILFKVWIYKAVADEVDLFVH; this is encoded by the exons ATGTCTCAAGGGATTTCAGAATTTTTAGTTCGTATATGCTCCATGGGATCTGAGATTGAGTACCCTTGTCATCTTGACAAACATGACAAGGAAAAAAATGACTCTAATCACGATGATGATATTCAATTTTTGGGTGTTAATCTTCATCGTTATGTTAAGGGCCAAGCTGAGAAAACCTCCATTGGAAGAAAAGATGATCAAGTTCCGAGGAAAAGGGGCAGGCctagaaaggaaaagaaaggtaCTAGTTCTGCTCGCGCGGTGGCTGGACCGAGGAGTCGAGCTTCTGCTGAGAGAAAGAAACAAAGAGAAAGCTTGGACAAGTCTCAATCACATGAAGAAGATGATGTTCAACCAAAGAAAAGAACAGTGAAGCACTCCAAAGAAACTGAGAAGGCAATTGATGCAGCCTCTGCTATGATCACTTATGAGCTTATTAAAAATCCAGCTTTCTTGGTGGTCTTAACTCAATATGATATGACCTCTAGTTGTGTG GATGTGCCTCTGAAGTTTGCTGAGGACAATTTGAATGGGAATTTGGATTCAAAAGACTTGACACTTCAGGCACACAATGAGGAGAGAAAATGGCCTGCAAAGCTAGGCTATTATAGAAATAGAGTAAAAATAGGTCAAGGTTTGGGCCAATTCTTGGCAAGTAAAGATTTGAAGGAAGGAGATGTCTGTGTGTTTGAGATGATAAGAGATGGAGAGGTTAATGAGATTTTGTTCAAGGTTTGGATTTACAAGGCAGTAGCTGATGAAGTTGATCTTTTTGTTCACTGA